The genome window ATATTACAAAGCCCGTCTGGGCTATGATAATTGTGAACGATAAGGCCGAAGAAGTGACTTCGGAACGTTTCCGCGAAACCGCCGAAAAAATCTTCAAGAAAATGGAATGGAGCCAGGATGCAGACTCCTCCAACCAGAATGGATAAGGTCCGTCATGTGGCTAGGAGCGTTTTGATCGCGCCTATCCGTCTCTACCAGATTATCCATCCTTATTTCTTTCATGGCGTCTGCAGGTTCCAGCCCACCTGTTCTCAGTATGCAATTGAGGCAATCCGGGTACACGGAATCCTCAAAGGTTTCTATCTTGCGGTTTTTAGAATTTTAAGGTGTAACCCCTTCTGTAAAGGCGGTTACGATCCCGTACCTCCTAAAAAGGAAAGAAGATGAACAAGAATACCCTTTTCGGAACCATCCTCGTTGTGGCGATCATGGTTGCCTGGTTTGGCTTTGGCCTTTCCGGAAAGCAGGCTCCTGCTGCTGCAACTCCGGCTGCAACTGAAGCAATCGCTCCCCAGAGCGAGACTTTGGCTCCTGCCGCAGCCCCTGCACCTGTAGCCGCCCCTGTGGCAGCCGCACCTGTTGCTGCTGATTCTGCAAACGCAGATTCCACCGCTGCTCCGGTCAAGGTGATCGAACCTCGTACTATCGTGGTGGAAACTGAAAAGTTCATCATGACGCTTAGCAACAAGGGGGCTAAGGTCCAGAGTGTGGTGGCCAAGGTCCTGCCGGACTCTACAGGTGCTTTCCCGGAACTGATCCAGGATACCACTCTGGGAGCCCTGAACCTGAAACTTGGCGCCTTCGACCTGGGTGCTGTTCTCTTTGATGCCGGCGAAGTACCCGAAAAGATCGTTGTGGAATCTGATACGACTGTTCAGTTTGTCTTTACAGAAGGAGCAAGCCAGGTAATCCGCTCCTACAGCTTCACCAAGGATGGCGTTGCTGTTCGTCAGGTGAACAAGTTCATCGGTTTCCAACCCCGCGGTTACGAACTGGCTATGGATGGCGGCCTGAAGGAAACGGAAGTGATTCCCACGGGTCGTAGCGTCGGTGGCAACTCCTACTACTTTAGCGAAATCATTTACAACAACACCAAGAATGTTGAACGTGAAATGAATAAGGATGGCGGCGTTCTGGAAAATGAAACCGGCCGCGTAAGCTG of Fibrobacter sp. UWR4 contains these proteins:
- the yidD gene encoding membrane protein insertion efficiency factor YidD; protein product: MDKVRHVARSVLIAPIRLYQIIHPYFFHGVCRFQPTCSQYAIEAIRVHGILKGFYLAVFRILRCNPFCKGGYDPVPPKKERR